Proteins from a genomic interval of Gossypium hirsutum isolate 1008001.06 chromosome A09, Gossypium_hirsutum_v2.1, whole genome shotgun sequence:
- the LOC107917166 gene encoding S-protein homolog 18 → MFNLKEMLLPLMLALCIMYPLAFSVSEDILLINYHIHIINDLPLEPPTNVPSLNLHCKSKDKDLGERAMFQHQDYAWDSKINLFRTTLFFCNARWRNKKQRYFEAFKATRDEDRCLDYHFSCIWSLRYDGIYFSSDNYTWTMQYPW, encoded by the coding sequence ATGTTTAACCTCAAAGAAATGCTGTTGCCATTAATGCTTGCACTTTGCATCATGTACCCATTGGCCTTCTCAGTTAGCGAAGATATTCTGTTAATCAACTACCATATCCACATAATCAATGATCTGCCCTTGGAACCCCCAACCAATGTGCCTTCATTGAATCTGCATTGCAAGTCTAAAGACAAAGATCTTGGTGAGAGAGCAATGTTTCAGCACCAGGATTACGCATGGGATTCAAAAATAAACCTTTTCAGAACCACCCTTTTCTTCTGCAATGCACGGTGGCGGAATAAGAAGCAACGGTATTTTGAGGCTTTCAAGGCCACCAGAGATGAAGATCGGTGCCTAGATTATCATTTTTCCTGCATCTGGTCTCTGAGATATGATGGGATTTATTTCAGCAGTGATAATTATACTTGGACTATGCAGTATCCATGGTAG